From one Pseudactinotalea sp. HY158 genomic stretch:
- a CDS encoding ABC transporter permease: protein MSTAAPERLASPVLRGRRRTVGGYITMPLILAAVCLALYLYVASRDLDSIERRLLNADRLGSAIWQHVQLTAVSTVLTLVIAVPLGVILTRPFARRVRPFLIGLLTLGQAVPTIAILVLLAVAFLFLGFNAAIVGLVLYAIVPVLLNTMVGLEQVDAAVLEAGRGMGMSKFTVLRRLELPLAVPVILAGIRTALVINVGTATLVTYINAGGLGDIIVGGLSTNRFTVQLVGAALTAVLALVIDYLAGITEDLLRPRGL, encoded by the coding sequence ATGAGCACCGCCGCCCCCGAGCGCCTCGCGTCGCCCGTGCTGCGCGGGCGGCGGCGCACCGTGGGCGGTTACATCACGATGCCGCTCATCCTGGCGGCCGTCTGCCTCGCCCTGTACCTGTACGTCGCGAGCCGGGATCTCGATTCCATCGAACGACGCCTCCTCAACGCGGACCGGCTCGGCTCCGCCATCTGGCAGCACGTCCAGCTCACCGCGGTCTCCACCGTGCTCACCCTCGTCATCGCCGTCCCGCTCGGGGTGATCCTCACCCGGCCGTTCGCCCGCCGCGTGCGTCCGTTCCTCATCGGCCTGCTCACCCTCGGGCAGGCGGTTCCGACGATCGCGATCCTCGTGCTGCTCGCGGTCGCCTTCCTCTTCCTCGGCTTCAATGCGGCGATCGTCGGGCTCGTCCTGTACGCGATCGTGCCGGTCCTGCTCAACACGATGGTCGGCCTGGAACAGGTCGACGCGGCCGTGCTCGAGGCCGGCCGCGGGATGGGCATGTCGAAGTTCACCGTGCTGCGCAGGCTCGAACTGCCGCTCGCCGTGCCCGTGATCCTCGCCGGCATCCGCACGGCGCTGGTCATCAACGTCGGTACGGCTACCCTGGTCACGTACATCAATGCCGGCGGACTGGGCGACATCATCGTCGGCGGCCTGTCCACGAACCGTTTCACGGTGCAGCTCGTGGGCGCCGCCCTCACCGCCGTCCTGGCGCTGGTCATCGACTACCTCGCCGGGATCACGGAAGACCTGCTGCGCCCGCGCGGGCTCTGA
- a CDS encoding HAD-IA family hydrolase, with amino-acid sequence MTTLIFDCDGVLSDTERDGHRPAFNQTFAEMSVPLDWSEEEYAHKLQIAGGKERMASELTPEFVRANGLPTDPEGQAATIAAWHARKTAIYTQMAAAGKLPPRPGVHRIIAAAQDAGWTLAVASTSAEASVRAILEAAVGPERAARFDAVLAGDVVKAKKPAPDIYLLALERLGVDPADVLVVEDSRNGLLAATAAGLRCLLTVNGYTEGEPNDEAILVVSTLGDPDGEHTRVIANRSRATPGEVVTLADLARCLE; translated from the coding sequence GTGACCACCCTCATCTTCGACTGCGACGGCGTGCTCTCCGACACCGAGCGGGACGGGCACCGTCCGGCATTCAACCAGACCTTCGCCGAGATGAGTGTGCCGCTCGACTGGTCCGAGGAGGAGTACGCGCACAAGCTGCAGATCGCCGGCGGCAAGGAGCGGATGGCGAGCGAACTCACCCCCGAGTTCGTGCGCGCCAACGGCCTGCCCACCGACCCGGAGGGCCAGGCCGCCACGATCGCCGCCTGGCATGCGCGCAAGACGGCGATCTACACGCAGATGGCCGCGGCCGGGAAGCTGCCGCCGCGGCCCGGCGTGCACCGGATCATCGCGGCCGCCCAGGACGCGGGCTGGACCCTGGCGGTCGCCTCCACCTCCGCCGAGGCGTCGGTCCGGGCCATCCTCGAGGCCGCCGTCGGCCCGGAGCGCGCGGCCCGCTTCGACGCCGTGCTCGCCGGCGACGTCGTCAAGGCGAAGAAGCCGGCCCCCGACATCTACCTGCTCGCCCTCGAGCGGCTCGGAGTCGACCCGGCCGACGTGCTCGTCGTCGAGGACTCCCGCAACGGTCTCCTCGCCGCGACCGCGGCCGGGCTGCGCTGCCTGCTCACCGTGAACGGCTACACCGAGGGTGAGCCGAACGACGAGGCGATCCTCGTCGTCTCCACGCTCGGCGATCCCGACGGCGAACACACCCGCGTGATCGCGAACCGGAGCAGGGCCACTCCCGGCGAGGTCGTCACGCTGGCCGACCTGGCCCGCTGCCTGGAATGA
- a CDS encoding sensor histidine kinase, translated as MIVRWFRQLDAHPASRDAVIGASWLLVGLAALQFGGYGLWGDLTPWQSTGGVFLLTLLGMALIATRRSRRPFAALGAGAAVAGVDLMFGGSLGVVLILTDLIYAAVKYGGDRGVRLLFRWALVAAIGCGAALVVFRPDDGRVVVLGVQWGLVLLVSGLWGWNVRRERLRTRATMSEEHGRATRRLRDRIAHDLHDLVANQIAVAGLHIEAAKLQSAGPRVDSAALTRGLDQAKRGTDEAHRQLRGLITVLTAVEDLDEVALIAPAEALEDLPRLLPAGRALRWSGQGRAGLWAALDRAPATRSHVVMRVLQELLANAAKHGTGDVQVDVGPMQAGPGPNAQHAGGHGLEVTVTNDRAPAGRVRPGTGIGISGAVLLLSGTGASLDAGPVEPVEQVEPVEPGGDSPTGRWRARLRLPAESDVERGRPA; from the coding sequence ATGATCGTGCGCTGGTTCCGGCAGCTCGACGCCCACCCGGCCAGTCGCGACGCCGTCATCGGCGCGAGCTGGCTGCTCGTCGGGCTCGCCGCGCTGCAGTTCGGCGGCTACGGCCTGTGGGGGGACCTCACGCCCTGGCAGTCGACCGGGGGCGTGTTCCTGCTCACGCTGCTGGGCATGGCCCTCATCGCGACCCGCCGCTCCCGGCGCCCGTTCGCGGCGCTCGGTGCGGGGGCGGCGGTGGCCGGGGTCGACCTGATGTTCGGCGGATCCCTCGGCGTCGTGCTCATCCTGACCGACCTGATCTACGCCGCCGTCAAATACGGTGGCGACCGGGGCGTGCGGCTGCTGTTCCGGTGGGCGCTGGTCGCAGCGATCGGCTGCGGTGCGGCCCTCGTGGTGTTCCGCCCGGACGACGGCCGGGTCGTGGTGCTCGGGGTGCAGTGGGGGCTCGTGCTGCTCGTCTCCGGGCTGTGGGGCTGGAACGTGCGCCGTGAACGCCTGCGGACCCGGGCGACGATGAGCGAGGAGCACGGGCGGGCGACGCGGCGGCTGCGTGACCGGATCGCCCACGATCTGCACGATCTCGTGGCCAACCAGATCGCCGTGGCGGGCCTGCACATCGAGGCCGCGAAGCTGCAGTCCGCCGGGCCACGCGTCGATTCCGCCGCCCTCACCCGCGGCCTCGACCAGGCCAAGCGCGGCACGGACGAGGCGCACCGGCAGCTGCGGGGCCTCATCACCGTGCTCACGGCGGTCGAGGACCTGGACGAGGTGGCCCTGATCGCCCCGGCGGAGGCACTCGAGGACCTTCCGCGGCTGCTGCCGGCCGGTCGCGCGCTGCGCTGGTCGGGGCAGGGCCGCGCGGGGCTGTGGGCCGCCCTCGACCGGGCCCCGGCCACGCGCTCGCACGTGGTCATGCGCGTGCTGCAGGAGCTGCTGGCGAATGCGGCCAAGCACGGCACGGGAGACGTCCAGGTCGACGTGGGGCCGATGCAGGCGGGGCCGGGCCCGAACGCGCAGCACGCCGGCGGGCACGGTCTCGAGGTCACGGTGACGAACGACCGGGCACCCGCCGGGCGGGTCCGGCCGGGCACTGGGATCGGGATCAGCGGGGCCGTGCTCCTGCTCAGCGGCACGGGCGCGAGCCTGGACGCCGGCCCGGTCGAGCCGGTCGAGCAGGTCGAGCCTGTCGAGCCCGGCGGGGACTCCCCCACCGGCCGGTGGCGCGCACGGTTGCGGCTCCCGGCGGAATCGGACGTGGAACGAGGGAGGCCGGCATGA
- a CDS encoding class II fructose-bisphosphate aldolase has product MPIAPTQEIVSRAFDQGYGVAAINVVNDLSMAAVLAAAEELAAPLIVQTSVKTVRSIGAEVLYAMWRAMAAQVAVPVALHLDHCPDRAVIATCLRLGWNSVLFDGSKLSVEENQRQCREVVEEARPYGALVEGEIEPFARIEDTGEAGITPPELSLAAAVDFIRDTGVDVFAPAIGNAHGMYRATPTLDNQRVTDIVAATGIPVALHGGTGMSAEQFSDLISRGCAKVNISTALKIALMSAGQAFMNDHPGAFDPPSQFAVQHAAVKEMAANHIRMFGSDGKAGRAS; this is encoded by the coding sequence ATGCCCATCGCGCCGACCCAGGAGATCGTCTCCCGCGCCTTCGATCAAGGCTACGGCGTCGCGGCGATCAACGTCGTGAACGACCTGAGCATGGCGGCCGTGCTGGCGGCGGCGGAGGAGCTCGCCGCGCCGCTCATCGTGCAGACCTCGGTCAAGACGGTCCGGAGCATCGGCGCCGAGGTGCTCTACGCGATGTGGCGGGCGATGGCGGCCCAGGTCGCGGTGCCGGTGGCGCTGCACCTGGACCACTGCCCCGACCGGGCCGTCATCGCGACCTGCCTCCGGCTCGGGTGGAACTCCGTGCTCTTCGACGGCTCGAAGCTGAGCGTGGAGGAGAACCAGCGCCAGTGCCGCGAGGTGGTCGAGGAGGCCCGCCCCTACGGCGCGTTGGTCGAGGGTGAGATCGAGCCGTTCGCCCGGATCGAGGACACGGGCGAGGCGGGCATCACCCCACCGGAGCTGAGCCTGGCCGCCGCGGTCGACTTCATCCGCGACACGGGCGTCGACGTGTTCGCCCCGGCCATCGGCAACGCCCACGGGATGTACCGCGCCACGCCCACCCTCGACAACCAGCGCGTCACCGACATCGTGGCGGCCACCGGCATCCCCGTGGCGCTGCACGGCGGGACCGGCATGAGCGCCGAGCAGTTCAGCGACCTCATCTCCCGGGGCTGCGCGAAGGTGAACATCTCCACGGCGCTGAAGATCGCCCTCATGTCCGCCGGTCAGGCCTTCATGAACGACCATCCCGGCGCCTTCGATCCGCCGTCCCAGTTCGCCGTCCAGCATGCGGCGGTCAAGGAGATGGCCGCGAACCACATCCGCATGTTCGGCAGCGACGGGAAGGCCGGGCGGGCGTCGTGA
- a CDS encoding response regulator transcription factor: protein MTRVVRVVIADDHEAVRSGVAAILGTDPDIEVMAEAENGFDALAACHRHGPDVALVDLRMPGTDGIWATERITAETSARVLVLTTFDSDDLLTRALAAGARGYLLKSTSGAELIAAVRHVAADRHVLDPAVAGAVIARLNAGEPADPAAPAGAAVDVDELTTRERQVLELLTRGLSNQAIAAELYIGLTTVKTHVGALYAKTGADSRVQLARIGEASLRASR from the coding sequence ATGACGCGGGTCGTACGGGTGGTCATCGCGGACGATCACGAGGCGGTGCGCAGCGGCGTCGCGGCGATCCTCGGCACCGACCCCGACATCGAGGTGATGGCCGAGGCCGAGAACGGGTTCGACGCGCTGGCCGCCTGCCACCGGCACGGGCCCGACGTGGCGCTCGTCGACCTGCGGATGCCGGGGACCGACGGGATCTGGGCGACCGAGCGGATCACGGCCGAGACCTCGGCGCGGGTGCTCGTGCTCACCACCTTCGACTCCGACGACCTCCTCACCCGCGCGCTGGCGGCCGGGGCCCGCGGGTACCTGCTCAAGAGCACGAGCGGCGCCGAGCTCATCGCGGCGGTACGCCACGTGGCCGCCGATCGGCACGTGCTCGACCCGGCCGTGGCCGGGGCCGTCATCGCGCGCCTCAACGCCGGGGAGCCGGCCGACCCCGCCGCGCCGGCCGGCGCGGCGGTCGACGTCGATGAGCTGACGACGCGGGAACGTCAGGTGCTCGAGCTCCTCACCCGGGGGCTGTCGAACCAGGCGATCGCCGCCGAGCTGTACATCGGGCTGACCACGGTCAAGACCCACGTCGGCGCGCTCTACGCCAAGACGGGGGCCGACTCCCGCGTGCAGCTCGCCCGCATCGGCGAGGCGAGCCTGCGCGCCTCACGCTGA
- the asnB gene encoding asparagine synthase (glutamine-hydrolyzing) — MSAIVAAHGPFDEQLGRRMLDRMRHRGPDGSGTRRVGQAWLGSHYLAIIDPDAGEQPIGSSRPGSWLIGDGEIYNHQRIRDRLGADRFSTDSDLEAALELFEDEGVAAFERLWGTFALVVAAEDGRFAAARDVLGISPLYWARRGETVVFASELKAFDEDWRALVEPFPPGHAWTPQDGLIAGPALPGASPVLLKSRAPSEQPPAWVFAALRETLVRAVERSLPSRSSVGILLSGGVDSSIITAIAARIAREQGRVLPTFAVGMAGSGDLAAARLVAEHVGTDHHELVYTAEDAIALVPRIIAELESFDPTLVHSAVPHHLVASLAARHVTVVLAGEGADELFAGYSHYGRHDTGEALHEDLLATLEGMHIGGLQRVDRVAGAHGIEPRLPFLDLDFVELALALPPGWKLLEEGRPAKWLLRQAFDSWLPAEVLWRRKEQFGEGTGMNTVLSEHYEQTVTGAELDRAAAELSHLDPPLRTREELAYYRLFTEALPGIDAQRTVGRFAEA, encoded by the coding sequence ATGTCGGCAATTGTCGCGGCGCACGGTCCGTTCGACGAGCAACTCGGGCGCAGGATGCTCGACCGGATGCGGCACCGAGGCCCGGACGGCTCGGGAACCCGCAGGGTCGGGCAGGCGTGGCTCGGCAGCCACTACCTCGCGATCATCGACCCCGACGCGGGCGAGCAGCCGATCGGGAGCAGCCGGCCCGGCAGCTGGCTCATCGGCGACGGCGAGATCTACAACCACCAGCGCATCCGCGACCGGCTCGGTGCGGACCGGTTCAGCACCGACTCCGACCTCGAGGCGGCCCTCGAGCTGTTCGAGGACGAGGGGGTCGCCGCCTTCGAGCGGCTCTGGGGAACGTTCGCCCTCGTCGTGGCGGCCGAGGACGGCCGGTTCGCGGCCGCGCGGGACGTGCTCGGGATCTCGCCGCTGTACTGGGCGCGGCGCGGGGAGACCGTCGTGTTCGCCTCCGAACTCAAGGCGTTCGACGAGGACTGGCGCGCGCTGGTCGAGCCGTTCCCGCCCGGCCACGCCTGGACCCCGCAGGACGGCCTCATCGCCGGGCCCGCACTACCGGGCGCCTCGCCCGTGCTGCTCAAGAGCCGCGCCCCCTCCGAGCAGCCGCCGGCCTGGGTGTTCGCCGCGCTGCGCGAGACCCTCGTGCGGGCGGTCGAGCGCAGCCTGCCGAGCCGGTCCTCCGTGGGGATCCTGCTGTCCGGGGGCGTCGACTCGAGCATCATCACCGCGATCGCCGCCCGCATCGCGCGGGAACAGGGGCGGGTCCTGCCCACGTTCGCGGTCGGGATGGCGGGCAGCGGCGACCTCGCGGCCGCGCGGCTCGTGGCCGAGCACGTGGGCACCGACCATCACGAGCTCGTCTACACGGCCGAGGACGCGATCGCCCTCGTGCCGCGGATCATCGCCGAGCTCGAGTCCTTCGACCCGACCCTCGTGCACTCGGCCGTGCCGCACCACCTCGTGGCCTCCCTCGCCGCCCGGCACGTCACCGTGGTGCTCGCGGGGGAGGGCGCGGACGAACTGTTCGCCGGCTATTCCCACTACGGGCGCCACGACACCGGCGAGGCGCTCCACGAGGATCTGCTCGCGACGCTCGAGGGCATGCACATCGGCGGCCTGCAGCGGGTCGATCGGGTGGCCGGGGCCCACGGCATCGAGCCGCGGCTGCCGTTCCTCGACCTCGACTTCGTGGAGCTCGCCCTCGCGCTCCCGCCGGGCTGGAAGCTCCTCGAGGAGGGCCGGCCCGCGAAGTGGCTGCTGCGGCAGGCGTTCGACTCCTGGCTGCCGGCCGAGGTGCTGTGGCGCCGCAAGGAGCAGTTCGGCGAGGGAACGGGCATGAACACGGTGCTGAGCGAGCACTACGAGCAGACCGTCACCGGCGCCGAGCTCGACCGGGCCGCCGCCGAGCTGTCCCACCTCGACCCGCCGCTGCGCACGCGCGAGGAACTCGCCTACTACCGGCTCTTCACCGAGGCGCTGCCGGGGATCGACGCGCAGCGCACCGTCGGCCGCTTCGCCGAGGCCTGA
- a CDS encoding glycine betaine ABC transporter substrate-binding protein, whose amino-acid sequence MKRLHRTTAATAAFLGLALTLAACGGDSGSGGGDGPLAGADLTVGSKEFTESEILGQIAAVALEHAGASITDQTGLSGSATVREALETGEIDLYWDYTGTGWVNILGNSTEEVPDDLYEAVKEADAANGIAWLPPANFENTYRLATSAAFAQENGLTTTSDAAAFIQANPDQGAICAASEFINRDDGLPGLEEAYGFEFTEIVELDLNLIYTQVGDSCQFGEVFSTDARIVSNDLLVLEDDKDFFIQYAGAVTLRQETLDAYPEIAEILDPISQALTNEVMTSLNGQVDNDGEQPRDVAEEWLTDEGFLG is encoded by the coding sequence ATGAAGAGACTGCACAGAACCACCGCGGCCACCGCCGCGTTCCTCGGCCTCGCCCTCACCCTCGCGGCCTGCGGCGGCGACTCGGGCAGCGGCGGCGGTGACGGGCCGCTCGCCGGAGCGGACCTGACCGTCGGCTCGAAGGAGTTCACGGAGTCGGAGATCCTCGGCCAGATCGCGGCCGTCGCACTCGAGCACGCCGGCGCCTCGATCACCGACCAGACCGGGCTGTCCGGCAGCGCCACGGTGCGCGAGGCGCTCGAGACCGGCGAGATCGACCTGTACTGGGACTACACCGGCACGGGCTGGGTCAACATCCTCGGCAACAGCACCGAGGAGGTCCCCGACGACCTGTACGAGGCGGTCAAGGAGGCCGACGCGGCCAACGGGATCGCCTGGCTGCCCCCGGCGAACTTCGAGAACACCTACCGGCTCGCCACGAGCGCCGCGTTCGCCCAGGAGAACGGGCTGACCACCACGAGCGACGCGGCCGCGTTCATCCAGGCGAACCCGGACCAGGGCGCGATCTGCGCGGCGAGCGAGTTCATCAACCGCGACGACGGCCTGCCCGGCCTCGAGGAGGCCTACGGCTTCGAGTTCACCGAGATCGTCGAGCTCGACCTCAACCTCATCTACACCCAGGTCGGCGACTCCTGCCAGTTCGGCGAGGTGTTCTCCACCGACGCCCGCATCGTCTCGAACGACCTGCTCGTGCTCGAGGACGACAAGGACTTCTTCATCCAGTACGCGGGCGCGGTGACCCTGCGTCAGGAGACCCTCGACGCCTACCCCGAGATCGCCGAGATCCTCGACCCGATCTCGCAGGCGCTCACGAACGAGGTGATGACCAGCCTGAACGGCCAGGTCGACAACGACGGCGAGCAGCCCCGCGACGTCGCCGAGGAGTGGCTCACGGACGAGGGCTTCCTCGGCTGA
- a CDS encoding TMEM175 family protein → MTAAPGRESFGIGRTEALSDGVIAVAITLLVLDLRVPAPEAGIGLAARLGQLWPNYLAYVISFLAIGILWINHHAALRRLRAVDHAVIVVNLLLLLCIVALPFTTSLFATYLDQPAGGHLAAVVYAGSFLVTSLVFLALQWLILMRRAHLLPAELTPARRRALLRRGLLAPPVYLVAALLGLVTPYLTLAVCITLGLFYFIPAGRSIRTEAGGPANPERP, encoded by the coding sequence ATGACCGCCGCGCCGGGCCGGGAGTCGTTCGGAATCGGCCGGACCGAGGCCCTCTCGGACGGGGTGATCGCCGTCGCGATCACGCTGCTCGTGCTGGATCTGCGCGTGCCGGCCCCGGAGGCGGGGATCGGCCTGGCCGCCCGGCTCGGCCAGTTGTGGCCCAACTACCTGGCCTACGTCATCTCGTTCCTCGCGATCGGGATCCTCTGGATCAACCACCATGCGGCGCTTCGCCGGCTGCGGGCCGTGGATCACGCGGTGATCGTGGTCAACCTGCTCCTGCTGCTGTGCATCGTGGCCCTGCCGTTCACGACCTCACTCTTCGCGACCTACCTGGACCAACCGGCCGGAGGTCACCTCGCGGCGGTCGTGTACGCGGGTTCCTTCCTCGTGACCTCGCTCGTGTTCCTCGCGCTGCAATGGCTCATCCTCATGCGCCGGGCGCACCTGCTGCCCGCCGAGTTGACCCCCGCCCGGCGCCGGGCGCTCCTGCGCCGAGGCCTCCTCGCCCCGCCCGTCTACCTCGTGGCGGCGCTGCTCGGACTGGTGACGCCGTATCTCACCCTGGCCGTCTGCATCACCCTGGGGCTGTTCTACTTCATCCCCGCCGGCCGTTCGATCCGAACCGAGGCCGGCGGACCCGCGAATCCGGAGCGGCCCTGA